The sequence AGGAGGGACATCGCTCAGTCATCAATTATTTAATCTTTATAATTGCAACCAGATATGGAAACGCCCCTGTTACACTGCCCGTAATATGAACGGTTCGTGTGGACTTATCATATTCACTGAAGAACACCGCGCCTGAGCCGGCACCGCGAACAACGTTTTTCAGGTTTCCGCTGCCGTCCATCACAGGACTAAAACCTCTTCCATCAGGTATGCCAACGGAAGTCTCGAACATTCCACCGGTGGCGCTATCCACCACAACATATATCTCGTCTGAACTGTCTGAACTCAAGGCGCTATACCGGCAAGAATGCGCCGGAACATAATTCGCAGACGAAACCTCACTGGATGTATGCGAGCCTACCCAGCAGTCTATAAATGCCGCGGCATCCTGAATATCTATGCATCCGTCGCCCTCGGCGGTCCAGTTAGGCCAAGTTCCGTCGGTGCACGGTGCAAGGTCGAATGGGCCGTCAGTCGAATCATCCCAAACCGGACTTGTTGTCGAATGCCAGCGAACCCATTCCTGCACAAAATCTGCGGCGTCGGTGATGTTGACGACGTGGTCACTGTTGAAATCACCCGGAAGCGGCGGCTCGATCGTAATATCCAGAGCGCTGCAGCCGTTTATGCTGATTTGAGCGGAACCACTCTCGCTGGGAGCCGTCAGGCTGATGGACTTCACTATCTCAGCCGGTGTGGACGGGTTCGATACCTCGACGTTGATGGTTATGATCCGGCTGGTGGTATCCCAACTGCTGGTCAGTGAAGAGACATCATCGCCCGCCTCCACACAAGCCAGGCTCCCGCCCGACATCGAATCACTGACTTCGATATTCTCGGGCACGTGTATCAGAGCTGTATATGTTGTCGCCTGCGCATCATTGAGCACTATGTGAGGAGTGGTGAACTCCCTGTATACCTCAACCGTCATTTGTGCCGGATCGAACGATGCTGCCGTCACAGTGCTAAACGCCCAGGTGTATTGTTCAGCCATCGCATTACCGTTTGCATCCAGAGCACTGGAAGCAATCGAACAAGTGTAATCACTATCAAGTGAGAAATCGGCATGGGTGATAGTCAGAGTCTTCGCATCCGCGCTCCATGTATAACCTATCGAGCCCACAGCAGGCGCAATACTAAAGGCCGCCTCAGTCGATTCAGGTTCCATAGCCTCGCTGAACGTTATCACTATATTCGTGCCTGCTGACACCGCTTCCGCACCGGATGCAGGTGTCACTGATGCAACCTCCGGCGGTGTCGAGTCAGTTGAACTTACGGTCAGCTGCGTTGACTTGGAAGCGCTTATCTGGTCATCGCTCGTACTGGTGGCCGTGCAGGTCAGCGTAACTGCTACATCCTCGCCCGAATCGTTCGTGGGAGCAGTGTATATGGGATTTTGGTCGTCAGCGCTGGACATAAACGTGCCGCCGGCATCGCCGTCCGACCAATGGTAGGTTATGGCAGAGTCGAGCGAGTCGGTCGCACTGACTGAACACTGAACCGATGAACCAGGAACCACCTCTGACTGATCCAGTGAAGGACCGGAATCAATGGTAATCGTATGTTCGGAAGCAGCATCCGTCGCCACTACCGCAAGCTGTTTCGTGGTGGATGTACACGTCTCATCACCTGCAAAGGCAGCCCTGAAATACCAAGTCCCTACCTCATCGATCGTCGTATTCCATGTAAATGTGCCGTTGGCAGAGGTGGCCAGATTATGCTGTGTTGAACTGCCATTTGGCACAGTGCATGTAAGGACAATAGCCGCACCCTCGACCACAGGCGAGAGCATACCTGTTATGGTGACACTCTCACCCAACGTCGGGGCGGAAGGATCACAGGTAAGTTCTATCGAGCTTGTCACTTTATCCTGAGCCACAACGCTCATCGAATAGTCGCTCGCTATATAACTTTCATCTCCGTCGAACGATATAAGAACCTGGTATGTGCCTACCTTGGCGGCGTTGAATGTACTCGTAAAGGAGCCGTCATCGCCGGTGGTCACAGTGGAAGTGGCGCTTGTATCGTCGGGAGAGTCTATATATACTGTAAGCTCCCGAGACATGGCCGGCTGCAGTGCGCCCGAGATGGTTACATCCTGGCCGACATAAGGCGAATCGGGGCTGGCGGAAGCCGTAATCCTTGTGGACCTCATATTCGGCTCGGGGATATTGATCTCCGCACTCGCCGTGCCCTGCGCTGCATTATAGTCCGATATCGCAGTCACAGTTACCTTGTCAGATTGTGTGGCATCCTCGGGGATGGAGACCCTCAAAAAACAGGGACAATACGCATCGGCAACTAGAGAGCTTACAGAAGACGTATTGGTAATCTCCCAATCCTCATCGCTGTCATGGACGCCGTCGTTGTCATCGTCATATATAATTGCCGTGCTCCAGCCGTTTTCTGAAACAGACGTAAGGGCAAAGCTGTCACTATAGTTGCCGGTGTTGATTATCCTCATCGGAAAATACATGTATTCACCCGGCGTGGACGTATCTGGAGACGGACTCCATTCTATGGATGCGCCTGCAACCTGCACTACCGTAAGTGTCAGCGTCGCAGGAGTCGCAATCTGATCTTCGTCGTAAGCATCGGTGTACTGACCGGTCGCCTGCAGTTCAATCGTCGTTCCAGGAGGCAAACCCACTGAAAACACCTGCACCGGCAGCGCCAGCAAACACAATATGGCTGCAAATAGTATGCGTCGCATTGGCTTGTTCCCCACAAAACTTTGGCTGGCAGGCCGCGAAGGCTGTCGGCCTGCTATTGCGTTGTTCCGTGAAGCAAAAGCCTGGAATCCTGGTAATGCTGCGTGTTTTGACTGGATATTTGGTGGTGATTATTTTGGATTTGGGAAACGTGTAGGGGCTTGTCGGAAGTACAGAGAAGCTGAGCCGGTCTGC comes from bacterium and encodes:
- a CDS encoding Ig-like domain-containing protein; amino-acid sequence: MRRILFAAILCLLALPVQVFSVGLPPGTTIELQATGQYTDAYDEDQIATPATLTLTVVQVAGASIEWSPSPDTSTPGEYMYFPMRIINTGNYSDSFALTSVSENGWSTAIIYDDDNDGVHDSDEDWEITNTSSVSSLVADAYCPCFLRVSIPEDATQSDKVTVTAISDYNAAQGTASAEINIPEPNMRSTRITASASPDSPYVGQDVTISGALQPAMSRELTVYIDSPDDTSATSTVTTGDDGSFTSTFNAAKVGTYQVLISFDGDESYIASDYSMSVVAQDKVTSSIELTCDPSAPTLGESVTITGMLSPVVEGAAIVLTCTVPNGSSTQHNLATSANGTFTWNTTIDEVGTWYFRAAFAGDETCTSTTKQLAVVATDAASEHTITIDSGPSLDQSEVVPGSSVQCSVSATDSLDSAITYHWSDGDAGGTFMSSADDQNPIYTAPTNDSGEDVAVTLTCTATSTSDDQISASKSTQLTVSSTDSTPPEVASVTPASGAEAVSAGTNIVITFSEAMEPESTEAAFSIAPAVGSIGYTWSADAKTLTITHADFSLDSDYTCSIASSALDANGNAMAEQYTWAFSTVTAASFDPAQMTVEVYREFTTPHIVLNDAQATTYTALIHVPENIEVSDSMSGGSLACVEAGDDVSSLTSSWDTTSRIITINVEVSNPSTPAEIVKSISLTAPSESGSAQISINGCSALDITIEPPLPGDFNSDHVVNITDAADFVQEWVRWHSTTSPVWDDSTDGPFDLAPCTDGTWPNWTAEGDGCIDIQDAAAFIDCWVGSHTSSEVSSANYVPAHSCRYSALSSDSSDEIYVVVDSATGGMFETSVGIPDGRGFSPVMDGSGNLKNVVRGAGSGAVFFSEYDKSTRTVHITGSVTGAFPYLVAIIKIK